A stretch of the Deinococcus sp. KSM4-11 genome encodes the following:
- a CDS encoding MFS transporter, with translation MSSPPQSAAVATSSRAVLQLPEFRAMLLAAVTSTLASRAVALTVAYQLYQITKNPLTLGILGLVEAIPALSLALLGGVVADRNDRRRILLTTMTVEVVCAGLFALYAPHAIQTGIWPILALIFTLGVARGFSDPALPAFQAQVVPRELLLRASAWRSSAWQAAGIAGPALGGVLYASVGASGAYAFAFVLFVVSLGCVLTVKPKPRPQFTPGEPIWDSVKAGLAFVVQRQVLVGSMALDLFSVLFGGAVALLPIFASDILAVGPKGLGVLVAAPSIGALLVMLYATRHPPGKGAGRLLLSVVAGFGVCMLVFGLSRNFYLSVAALIAAGVFDGVSMVIRSATLQLKAPDHMRGRVNAVSGMFIGASNELGAFESGVAAKLLGTARSVWLGGIVTLIVVGVTAYLAPELRAMDLTDVAED, from the coding sequence GTGAGTTCGCCGCCCCAGTCCGCCGCCGTCGCCACGTCCAGCCGTGCCGTCCTGCAACTGCCGGAATTCCGCGCCATGCTGCTGGCCGCCGTGACCAGCACCCTGGCCAGCCGCGCGGTCGCCCTGACGGTCGCGTACCAGCTGTACCAGATCACCAAAAATCCCCTCACGCTGGGCATTCTCGGGCTGGTCGAGGCGATTCCCGCCCTGAGTCTGGCGCTGCTGGGCGGCGTGGTCGCCGACCGCAACGACCGCCGCCGGATTCTGCTGACCACCATGACCGTGGAGGTCGTGTGCGCGGGCCTGTTCGCGCTGTACGCCCCGCACGCCATTCAGACCGGCATCTGGCCGATCCTGGCGCTGATCTTCACGCTGGGCGTGGCGCGCGGCTTCTCCGATCCGGCGCTGCCCGCCTTCCAGGCGCAGGTCGTGCCGCGCGAGCTGCTGCTGCGCGCCAGCGCGTGGCGGTCGAGCGCGTGGCAGGCCGCCGGGATCGCCGGGCCAGCCCTCGGCGGCGTGCTGTACGCCTCCGTCGGCGCGTCGGGCGCGTACGCCTTCGCCTTCGTCCTGTTCGTCGTGTCGCTGGGCTGCGTGCTGACCGTGAAACCCAAACCGCGCCCGCAGTTCACGCCCGGTGAACCCATCTGGGACAGCGTGAAAGCCGGTCTGGCCTTCGTGGTGCAGCGGCAGGTGCTCGTCGGCAGCATGGCCCTGGATCTGTTCTCCGTGCTGTTCGGCGGCGCCGTCGCCCTGCTCCCCATCTTCGCGTCGGACATCCTCGCCGTCGGTCCGAAAGGACTGGGCGTGCTCGTGGCCGCACCGAGCATCGGCGCGCTGCTGGTCATGCTGTACGCCACCCGGCATCCACCGGGCAAGGGCGCAGGCCGCCTGCTCCTGAGTGTCGTCGCCGGGTTCGGCGTGTGCATGCTCGTGTTTGGCCTGTCGCGCAACTTCTACCTGAGTGTGGCTGCGCTGATCGCCGCTGGCGTCTTCGACGGCGTGAGCATGGTCATCCGCAGCGCCACCCTGCAACTGAAGGCCCCGGACCACATGCGCGGGCGCGTGAATGCCGTCAGCGGCATGTTCATCGGGGCCAGTAACGAACTCGGCGCCTTCGAGAGCGGCGTGGCCGCCAAGCTGCTCGGTACCGCCCGCAGTGTGTGGCTGGGCGGGATCGTCACCCTGATCGTAGTAGGCGTGACCGCCTACCTGGCCCCAGAACTCCGCGCGATGGATCTGACGGACGTAGCCGAGGACTGA
- a CDS encoding DUF420 domain-containing protein has protein sequence MAETINQWSVITIVLSGVALCVGVYFIRHGNREAHMRAMIVASTLATLFLVLYLTRLGLGYEKKYIGPNRWAYYALLISHIILAAANLPLALGALFNAYRGLKAAGNLGNIDAPGARVYFNRHRAWVRWTVPVWLYVAVTGWIIYLLLGRWGEVIKGA, from the coding sequence ATGGCGGAAACGATCAACCAGTGGTCTGTGATTACCATCGTCCTGAGCGGCGTGGCCCTCTGCGTCGGGGTGTACTTCATCCGCCACGGCAACCGTGAGGCGCACATGCGCGCGATGATCGTCGCCTCCACGCTCGCCACCCTGTTCCTCGTGCTGTACCTGACCCGCCTGGGCCTGGGCTACGAGAAGAAGTACATCGGCCCCAACCGCTGGGCGTACTACGCGCTGCTGATCAGCCACATCATCCTGGCCGCCGCGAACCTGCCGCTCGCGCTGGGCGCGCTGTTCAACGCCTACCGGGGCCTGAAGGCCGCCGGCAACCTCGGCAACATCGACGCGCCCGGTGCCCGCGTGTACTTCAACCGGCACCGCGCGTGGGTGCGCTGGACCGTGCCCGTGTGGCTGTACGTGGCCGTGACCGGCTGGATCATCTACCTGCTGCTGGGCCGCTGGGGCGAGGTCATCAAGGGGGCATGA
- a CDS encoding D-lyxose/D-mannose family sugar isomerase, whose amino-acid sequence MRRSEINAAQRQATALIEAWRFALPSWATWSPEQWAAHPQVAAYCRARQMGWDVTDFGSGDFRCQGLLLFGVRNGRLGMPGEITYAEKLLMIGEGQVAPLHTHHFKTEDIINRGGGVLVLELATATTGGISDAPVTVFSDGQERTLAALEPLHLHPGQSVTLHPGTYHRFYALPGHGPVMAGEVSAVNDDQTDNLFLEPAERFSSVQEDEPTLYPLWNELPAPS is encoded by the coding sequence GTGCGCCGAAGTGAAATCAATGCGGCCCAACGTCAAGCCACGGCCCTGATCGAGGCGTGGCGGTTTGCGCTGCCCTCCTGGGCGACGTGGTCACCCGAGCAGTGGGCGGCCCATCCGCAGGTCGCCGCGTACTGCCGTGCCCGGCAAATGGGTTGGGATGTGACCGATTTCGGCAGTGGGGACTTCCGCTGCCAGGGCCTGCTTCTGTTCGGCGTGCGCAATGGCCGCCTGGGGATGCCCGGCGAGATCACTTACGCCGAGAAGCTCCTGATGATCGGCGAGGGGCAGGTCGCCCCCCTGCACACGCATCACTTCAAGACCGAGGACATCATCAACCGGGGCGGCGGCGTCCTGGTGCTGGAACTGGCCACCGCGACGACCGGTGGCATCAGCGACGCGCCAGTGACGGTGTTCAGTGACGGCCAGGAGCGCACCTTGGCCGCCCTGGAACCGTTGCACCTGCATCCCGGTCAGAGCGTCACGTTGCATCCGGGCACGTACCACCGCTTTTACGCCCTGCCCGGCCACGGCCCGGTCATGGCCGGCGAGGTCAGCGCCGTGAACGACGACCAGACCGACAACCTGTTCCTGGAACCAGCGGAACGCTTTTCCAGCGTGCAGGAGGACGAACCCACCCTGTACCCCCTGTGGAACGAGTTGCCCGCGCCGTCCTGA
- a CDS encoding heme A synthase, which produces MSGTLTASRAGAGLWLSRLAWVALGYNVLVILWGAVVRLTTSGAGCGAHWPLCNGVVLPPSPTLHTLIEFSHRLTSGASGLLAIALVILAFRVTQQGHPARLGAALSLGLIILEGLVGGVQVLLGLTATSTDPARGFVQGVHLANTFLLLGALLLTALWASGAPGLRLRGQGRAGTLSALALILLLILGMAGAVTALGDLLFLPADGTPIDTVKHDYAATAGALQNLRVIHPMLAIVVSAFLAWLAGWFRRARPSASVERWSVAVWGLIALQIALGFLNVALRAPAWIQLSHLALACALWLGTLTLVYFALTALTVQGGRSLPVGRVGA; this is translated from the coding sequence TTGAGTGGAACGCTGACGGCATCCCGCGCGGGCGCGGGCCTCTGGTTGTCCCGGCTGGCGTGGGTGGCGCTGGGGTACAACGTGCTGGTGATCCTGTGGGGCGCCGTCGTGCGGCTCACCACGTCCGGCGCGGGCTGCGGCGCGCACTGGCCGCTGTGCAACGGCGTGGTGCTGCCGCCCAGCCCGACCCTGCACACCCTGATCGAGTTCAGTCACCGCCTGACCAGCGGCGCGAGCGGCCTGCTGGCCATCGCCCTGGTCATCCTGGCGTTCCGCGTGACCCAGCAGGGCCACCCGGCGCGGCTGGGCGCGGCCCTGAGCCTGGGCCTGATCATCCTGGAGGGGCTGGTGGGCGGCGTGCAGGTGCTGCTGGGCCTGACCGCCACCAGTACCGATCCGGCGCGCGGCTTCGTGCAGGGCGTGCACCTCGCCAACACCTTCCTGCTGCTGGGGGCGCTGCTGCTCACGGCGCTGTGGGCGTCCGGCGCGCCGGGGCTGCGGCTGCGTGGGCAGGGGCGGGCGGGCACCCTGAGCGCGCTGGCCCTGATCCTGCTGCTGATCCTGGGCATGGCGGGAGCCGTGACGGCGCTGGGCGACCTGCTGTTCCTGCCGGCCGACGGCACGCCCATCGACACGGTGAAGCACGATTACGCGGCCACGGCGGGCGCATTGCAGAACCTGCGCGTGATTCATCCCATGCTGGCCATCGTCGTCAGTGCCTTCCTGGCATGGCTGGCCGGCTGGTTCCGGCGGGCACGGCCCTCGGCGAGCGTGGAACGCTGGAGCGTGGCCGTGTGGGGCCTGATTGCCCTTCAGATCGCGCTGGGCTTCCTGAACGTGGCGCTGCGCGCGCCCGCGTGGATCCAGCTGTCTCACCTGGCGCTGGCGTGCGCACTGTGGCTGGGCACCCTGACCCTGGTGTACTTCGCCCTCACGGCGCTGACCGTGCAGGGCGGGCGTTCCCTGCCGGTGGGCCGGGTGGGCGCATGA
- the panB gene encoding 3-methyl-2-oxobutanoate hydroxymethyltransferase has translation MKRSIPELQHSESPLVMVTAYDYPGGKHAQAAGVDLILVGDSLGNVVLGYDSTAPVTLGDMIHHARAVRRGAPETFMVVDLPFGTYHTGTQDAMRNAVKVIQETGADAVKMEGATTEILQVVDTLTRNGIPVMGHVGLMPQTATAQGGLRVQGKDDDTARRTLEGAVALEQAGAFAVVLEAIPARLAKLISERLGIPTIGIGAGMNCDGQVLVTHDLLGVYEGEDKKIARRYAEIGKLSREAIEQYAADVRARAFPTKENSFVMKDDVLGKLY, from the coding sequence ATGAAACGCAGCATTCCGGAGTTGCAGCACTCCGAGTCGCCGCTGGTGATGGTCACCGCCTACGACTACCCCGGCGGCAAGCACGCGCAGGCCGCGGGCGTAGACCTGATCTTGGTGGGCGATTCCCTGGGCAACGTGGTGCTGGGCTACGACAGCACCGCGCCGGTCACGCTGGGCGACATGATCCACCACGCGCGCGCGGTGCGGCGGGGCGCGCCGGAGACGTTCATGGTGGTGGATCTGCCCTTCGGCACGTACCACACGGGCACGCAGGACGCCATGCGGAACGCCGTGAAGGTGATTCAGGAGACCGGCGCGGACGCCGTGAAGATGGAGGGCGCGACCACCGAGATTCTGCAGGTGGTGGACACCCTGACCCGCAACGGCATTCCCGTGATGGGACACGTGGGCCTGATGCCCCAGACGGCCACCGCCCAGGGCGGCCTGCGCGTGCAGGGCAAGGACGACGACACGGCCCGCCGCACCCTGGAAGGCGCCGTGGCGCTGGAACAGGCGGGGGCCTTCGCGGTGGTGCTGGAGGCCATTCCAGCTCGGCTGGCCAAGTTGATCTCGGAACGGCTGGGCATCCCGACCATCGGCATCGGCGCGGGCATGAACTGTGACGGGCAGGTGCTCGTGACGCACGACCTGCTGGGCGTGTACGAGGGAGAGGACAAGAAGATCGCGCGGCGCTATGCCGAGATCGGCAAGCTGTCGCGCGAGGCCATCGAGCAGTACGCGGCCGACGTGCGCGCCCGGGCCTTCCCGACGAAGGAGAACTCGTTCGTGATGAAGGACGACGTGCTGGGCAAGCTGTACTGA
- the coxB gene encoding cytochrome c oxidase subunit II, which produces MLNTIHDRHRGTRRRAGRTGAIAAALGMALLSGCQQARQSLSIGDMHSAYNREIWWMSLWAIALSIIIFIGVSYALFYTVNKFREDKHDAEPAQFHGNNRLEVALVVVPVIIVFGLSVLAVKSLAVVNNVDASAPKIDVLGKQFWWNFSYPDATAAAGGVVTNGNEMLMPAAQKITLSVTSGDVIHGFWAPNIGGQRAAMPATKKVWMVDSDRAGAYQGNCSQLCGGSHANMRYKVVVLDKARYDSTVSAMQAYKAPEPAPGSSEARGYALFMQGKPSAAAPACASCHRVQGTPAAGAVGPDLSFFGTRRTLGAGIWEAMTEAHWTDPKAAAELHAWIKHSPAVKPGSLMPSYDGSEYRSQGKLIKGGTLTDAEIDDIAAYLRSLQLPADADYWKGTPVIGANTAGGPQ; this is translated from the coding sequence ATGTTGAATACCATCCATGACCGCCACCGTGGCACCCGGAGGCGCGCCGGCCGAACGGGAGCCATCGCCGCCGCGCTGGGCATGGCGCTGCTCAGCGGCTGCCAGCAGGCCCGCCAGTCCCTCTCCATCGGGGACATGCACTCGGCCTACAACCGTGAGATCTGGTGGATGAGCCTATGGGCCATCGCGCTGTCGATCATCATCTTCATCGGCGTGTCGTACGCGCTGTTCTACACGGTGAACAAATTCCGTGAAGACAAGCACGACGCCGAACCCGCGCAGTTCCACGGCAACAACCGCCTGGAAGTGGCGCTGGTGGTCGTGCCCGTGATCATCGTGTTCGGTCTGAGCGTGCTGGCCGTCAAGAGCCTCGCCGTGGTGAACAACGTCGACGCCAGCGCTCCGAAGATCGACGTGCTCGGGAAGCAGTTCTGGTGGAACTTCTCGTACCCGGACGCCACGGCCGCCGCGGGTGGCGTCGTCACCAACGGCAACGAGATGCTGATGCCCGCCGCGCAGAAGATCACCCTGAGCGTGACCAGCGGGGACGTCATCCACGGCTTCTGGGCGCCGAACATCGGCGGTCAGCGCGCTGCCATGCCCGCCACCAAGAAGGTCTGGATGGTCGATTCCGACCGGGCCGGCGCGTACCAGGGCAACTGCTCGCAGCTGTGCGGCGGCAGCCACGCCAACATGCGCTACAAGGTCGTGGTGCTCGACAAGGCGCGCTACGACTCGACCGTCAGCGCCATGCAGGCCTACAAGGCCCCGGAGCCCGCTCCCGGCAGCAGCGAAGCGCGCGGCTACGCGCTGTTCATGCAGGGCAAGCCCAGCGCGGCTGCTCCTGCCTGCGCGTCCTGCCACCGCGTGCAGGGCACCCCGGCAGCGGGCGCGGTCGGCCCGGATCTGAGCTTCTTCGGCACGCGCCGCACGCTGGGCGCGGGCATCTGGGAAGCCATGACCGAGGCCCACTGGACCGATCCGAAGGCCGCCGCTGAACTGCACGCGTGGATCAAGCACAGCCCCGCCGTGAAGCCCGGCAGCCTGATGCCCTCCTACGACGGCAGCGAGTATCGGAGCCAGGGCAAGCTGATCAAGGGTGGCACCCTGACCGACGCTGAAATCGACGACATCGCCGCGTACCTGCGCAGCCTCCAGCTCCCCGCAGACGCGGACTACTGGAAGGGCACGCCCGTGATCGGCGCGAACACCGCAGGAGGCCCGCAGTGA
- a CDS encoding heme o synthase, producing the protein MLSTARERATWRDYLALTKPKVISLLLWTTVTAMFMAARGWPGLWLLVVVSVAGYMSAGSAGVFNMIIDRDIDLKMARTAKRPTSSGVIGTRDAALFGGTLQVLSFVALWVWATPLAAWMSLAGFVTYVGVYTALLKRRTWHNIVLGGAAGCFPPLVGWAAVTGDLNLFAWFLFAIIFFWTPVHFWALALMIKEEYREVGIPMLPVVHGEKLTVAQIGLYAIYTVVLSVMPVFFHEVGAVYFVLAAALGAWLLVLSWRLYRHVAAGHTVERRVAVPLYLYSMLYLALLFVAGAADRILFAHLG; encoded by the coding sequence ATGCTGTCCACTGCGCGGGAGCGCGCCACCTGGCGGGATTACCTGGCGCTGACCAAGCCGAAGGTGATCAGCCTGCTGCTGTGGACGACCGTTACGGCCATGTTCATGGCCGCGCGCGGCTGGCCGGGCCTGTGGTTGCTGGTGGTCGTCAGCGTCGCCGGGTACATGTCGGCGGGCTCGGCGGGTGTGTTCAACATGATCATCGACCGCGACATCGACCTGAAGATGGCCCGCACGGCCAAGCGGCCCACCTCCAGCGGCGTTATCGGCACGCGCGACGCGGCCCTGTTCGGCGGAACACTCCAGGTGCTGTCCTTCGTGGCCCTGTGGGTGTGGGCCACGCCGCTGGCCGCGTGGATGAGCTTGGCGGGCTTCGTGACCTACGTGGGCGTGTACACCGCCCTCCTGAAGCGCCGCACGTGGCACAACATCGTCCTGGGCGGCGCGGCCGGGTGCTTCCCGCCGCTGGTCGGCTGGGCGGCCGTGACCGGCGACCTGAACCTGTTCGCGTGGTTCCTGTTCGCCATCATCTTCTTCTGGACGCCGGTGCATTTCTGGGCGCTGGCCCTGATGATCAAGGAGGAGTACCGCGAGGTCGGGATTCCCATGCTGCCCGTCGTGCACGGCGAGAAGCTGACGGTCGCGCAGATCGGGCTGTACGCGATCTACACGGTCGTGCTGTCGGTCATGCCGGTCTTCTTCCACGAGGTGGGCGCGGTGTACTTCGTGCTGGCCGCCGCGCTGGGTGCGTGGCTGCTGGTGCTGTCCTGGCGGCTCTACCGGCACGTGGCGGCGGGGCACACGGTCGAGCGCCGGGTGGCCGTGCCGCTGTACCTGTACTCCATGCTGTACCTGGCGCTGCTGTTCGTGGCGGGCGCCGCCGACCGGATCCTCTTCGCGCACCTGGGGTAG